The Fodinibius saliphilus genomic interval TCATAACAATTTCAACATCTATAAAACTCTGCCCCCGAACATTTGTCTTGATCCCCTCAGCTACACGATCTAGGTTATGTTCATCAAACATCTTTTGAGTAGAGTTTGAGATCTCTTTCGCCACTTTTTCTGCCTGGGCCGGTGTAGTGCCTACCGGCAGGGATACCCCTGATTCAATCTCATCAGCAGCCACTTCAGGCATCATAACCATTCCCATATGCCCGCTATACCCATATCCGCCAATGATAACTAGTAGAGCAATAGCTGTACTTAATGTGACATAGCGGTATTTTAGGCAAGTATTTAAAAATCTTCTGTAGTATGTATTTATAAAATTGTTAAAACGTTTTGAGAATGCCTGCTGCCAGCGATGTAGGTACTTGCCGGCTATAAAGTTACTTTCTTCTTTGGAACTGTGAGCTAAGTGTGCCGGTAAAATAAATAGTGCCTCAAACAGGGAAACTGTTAATACAACAATAACTACTGCTGGAAGAGGCCACCAATATTTACCAGTGGTACCCGGAATAAATAGCAGGGGAATAAAGGCTATAATATTGGTAAGTATCGCAAAAGCAACCGGCTTGCTCATATCACGCGTTCCGGCAATAGCGGCTTCTATAAAGGTCATACCTTTTTGTCGATACTCAAAGATATTTTCCCCCACCACAATGGCATCATCAACTACGATACCCAGTACCACCAAAAAACCAAACATTGATATCATATTTATACTGAGCCCAATAAGAGGGAGGAACAGGAGGCCACCGATAAAAGAGATAGTCATTCCCATCATTACCCAGAAGGCCAGCCTGTATTCAAGAAAAAGCGCTAAGATAAATAAGACAATAATGATCGCCCAAAATCCATTTTCGGTTAACAGAGATAAACGATCTCGATAGTCACGGGCACTATTACTATCAATGCGGTAGGTAACGCCGGGAGGGAAAGAAGATTTAGCATTCTCAAGGATATTGCGCACTGATTCGGCGATATCAAGTGGAGATTGCGTACCTACACGGTAAATTTGCAGATCTACCGTAGGTTTATGATTAAAAGTTCCGTGAAAACCCGTTTCTTCAAAACCATCAGTAATTGTAGCAATATCACCAAGCATTATGGAAGCCCCGGTGCCCGAAGAAATTATTTCAATCTGCTCAAATTCTTCGGCCCATTTTTTGCGTTCTTGCAGGCGCAATAAAATTTCACCTGCATTAGTCTCTATTGCACCGGCAGGAATATCTTCACTGGATTCTGCAATTAGATCTGCAACTTCTGCGAGACGAATATTGTACTTTCTGAGATTACTGCTGGGTATTTCAACATGAGTCACATAATCAGGAACATTGCCAATCTCTACCTGTGTAATTTCATTGCTGTTTAACAGCTGATCACGCATATTTTCCGCTAACTTGCGAAGAGTCCAAATATCTGTATCCCCATAGATTCCAATAGACATTACTTCTTGCTGATTGGATTGAAGGCGTACCTCAGGCTCTTCAATATCATCAGGAAAAGTGCGAATACGATTAATTGCCTGATCAATATCCTGGAACGTTTTCATGCGATTGGTGCCGGATATCAGTTCAATCGATACATCGCCTGAGCCTTCATTAGCTGTAGAAGTGACTTCTTTTATGCCTTGTACACCTCGTATGGCTTCTTCTACTGGTCGCAAAATACCCTGCTCTACTTCGCTCGGAGCTGCACCTGGATATACGACGCTTACTTCTACGATATCGAGTTGAAATTGTGGAGAAACTTCTTTCTGGATAGTATACATCGACCATATTCCGCCTCCCAATAGAATAAACATCAATAGGTTAGCTGCAATAGGGTTTTGCACCATATATGCAATAATACCACTGTTGGTAGACTGGGAATTATTCATGTCTGTATTTGTTGCCATATAGAATGAAAGTTAGAACAATTTTATATCGGAAAGCTATTGCAGACGAAGCGGAGCACTTTGGGTGGGGTTTGATAAATTAGTGGTTACTAATTGTTCGTTATTCTCTAACCCATTTGAGATATATGCATACTTTGCATCTTGTAGCAGGATGGAAACCGACCGAATATCTAATTTCCCA includes:
- a CDS encoding efflux RND transporter permease subunit, with amino-acid sequence MATNTDMNNSQSTNSGIIAYMVQNPIAANLLMFILLGGGIWSMYTIQKEVSPQFQLDIVEVSVVYPGAAPSEVEQGILRPVEEAIRGVQGIKEVTSTANEGSGDVSIELISGTNRMKTFQDIDQAINRIRTFPDDIEEPEVRLQSNQQEVMSIGIYGDTDIWTLRKLAENMRDQLLNSNEITQVEIGNVPDYVTHVEIPSSNLRKYNIRLAEVADLIAESSEDIPAGAIETNAGEILLRLQERKKWAEEFEQIEIISSGTGASIMLGDIATITDGFEETGFHGTFNHKPTVDLQIYRVGTQSPLDIAESVRNILENAKSSFPPGVTYRIDSNSARDYRDRLSLLTENGFWAIIIVLFILALFLEYRLAFWVMMGMTISFIGGLLFLPLIGLSINMISMFGFLVVLGIVVDDAIVVGENIFEYRQKGMTFIEAAIAGTRDMSKPVAFAILTNIIAFIPLLFIPGTTGKYWWPLPAVVIVVLTVSLFEALFILPAHLAHSSKEESNFIAGKYLHRWQQAFSKRFNNFINTYYRRFLNTCLKYRYVTLSTAIALLVIIGGYGYSGHMGMVMMPEVAADEIESGVSLPVGTTPAQAEKVAKEISNSTQKMFDEHNLDRVAEGIKTNVRGQSFIDVEIVMKPPNERDMTAREVIELWRNEIGNIKGVDQISFEAERGPAGYLPDISVDLSHSDIEVLEKASQSFLENVEAFDATRDVNDNYNRGKTQYDFKLLPEGRQMGLTPSIVGEQLRNAFYGALAKRQLRGTNEIEVRVKLPYEQRKDLHELQKFVLQTPDGVEVPLKDVVKIEQGEAFTSINRRDGRRVVSVSMDAEPADAVGRILESLQKETLPQLKQSFPGITWSFEGSQAEMRESTQALWGGFAFAMIVIYGILAVAFSSYWQPLIVMGAIPFGIVGAVIGHILLGYNLSLVSLMGVIALSGVVLNDSLIMIDYANKKRPNQSAFEAISEAGLRRFRPIMLTTLTTFGGLTPIILETSGQAYHLIPMAISLGFGIIFATSIILVIVPCLYMILEDTISVLKST